Proteins from a single region of Streptomyces vinaceus:
- a CDS encoding pentapeptide repeat-containing protein, protein MSATPATPATPATPGLPALPVLQADCANCFALCCVALPFAKSTDFAVNKAAGTPCKNLQEDFRCGIHTRLRDKGFQGCTVFDCFGAGQQVSQVTFGGRDWRAHPGTAGAMYEVFPVMRQLHELLFYVTGALALPAAAPLHADLRRAQAETAQWTAADADALTGLDVGALRGRVNTLLLRASELARAKAPARKRNHRGADLMGARLAGADLRGANFRGAYLIAADLSGADLRLADLIGADFRDADLSGADLRGALFLTQPQLGAARGDAATRIPSTLVRPAHWSA, encoded by the coding sequence GTGTCTGCCACCCCCGCCACCCCCGCCACCCCCGCCACGCCCGGCCTGCCCGCCCTCCCCGTCCTGCAGGCGGACTGCGCGAACTGCTTCGCGCTCTGCTGCGTCGCCCTGCCCTTCGCCAAGTCCACCGACTTCGCCGTGAACAAGGCCGCCGGAACCCCCTGCAAGAACCTCCAGGAGGACTTCCGCTGCGGCATCCACACCCGGCTGCGCGACAAGGGCTTCCAGGGCTGCACCGTCTTCGACTGCTTCGGCGCGGGCCAGCAGGTCTCCCAGGTGACCTTCGGCGGCCGGGACTGGCGCGCGCACCCGGGCACTGCCGGGGCGATGTACGAGGTCTTCCCCGTGATGCGGCAACTGCACGAGCTGCTCTTCTACGTCACCGGGGCACTCGCCCTCCCGGCCGCCGCCCCGCTCCACGCGGACCTGCGCCGCGCACAGGCCGAGACCGCGCAGTGGACCGCCGCCGACGCGGACGCCCTGACCGGACTCGACGTCGGCGCCCTGCGCGGCCGCGTCAACACCCTCCTGCTGCGCGCCAGCGAACTGGCCCGCGCCAAGGCCCCGGCCCGCAAGAGGAACCACCGCGGCGCCGACCTCATGGGCGCCCGCCTCGCCGGCGCCGACCTGCGCGGCGCCAACTTCCGCGGCGCCTACCTGATCGCCGCCGACCTCAGCGGCGCGGACCTGCGCCTCGCGGACCTGATCGGAGCCGACTTCCGCGACGCCGACCTGAGCGGGGCGGACCTGCGCGGAGCCCTCTTCCTGACCCAGCCGCAGCTGGGCGCGGCCCGGGGCGACGCGGCGACCAGGATCCCCTCGACCCTGGTCCGCCCCGCCCACTGGTCCGCGTAG
- a CDS encoding thioesterase family protein codes for MAISEAFFERVDAGRFLATEYTRGPWDPGSQHAGPPAALLGRAVEEREGARADMRIARITYEILRPVPIGPLEVTTSVLRAGRSTEVVEAALAPAGGAPVMLARALRIRVAGEAVPGVAPGPQLSPPGEVGPTPFFPVPWETGYHAAMETRFTQGAFVELGPGTCWMRMKVALVAGEETRPLDRVLVAADSGNGISSVLDFGRYVFVNSDLTVHLHRHPVGEWACVEARTSVDAGGIGLADARLHDEKGPIGRSAQSLFVAPRP; via the coding sequence ATGGCGATCTCCGAGGCGTTCTTCGAGCGGGTCGATGCCGGGCGTTTCCTGGCCACCGAGTACACGCGCGGGCCTTGGGACCCGGGCTCGCAGCACGCCGGTCCGCCGGCCGCGCTGCTCGGGCGGGCCGTGGAGGAGCGGGAGGGGGCCCGCGCCGACATGCGGATCGCGAGGATCACGTACGAGATCCTGCGGCCCGTGCCGATCGGCCCGCTGGAGGTCACCACCTCGGTGCTCCGGGCCGGCCGCAGCACCGAGGTGGTCGAGGCGGCCCTCGCTCCGGCCGGGGGCGCGCCCGTGATGCTCGCGCGGGCGCTGCGGATCCGGGTGGCCGGGGAGGCCGTGCCGGGCGTGGCGCCGGGGCCGCAGCTGTCGCCGCCCGGGGAGGTGGGCCCGACGCCGTTCTTCCCGGTGCCGTGGGAGACGGGCTACCACGCGGCGATGGAGACCCGCTTCACGCAGGGCGCGTTCGTGGAGCTGGGTCCGGGCACGTGCTGGATGCGGATGAAGGTGGCGCTCGTCGCGGGGGAGGAGACCAGGCCGCTGGACCGCGTCCTGGTCGCCGCCGATTCGGGCAACGGGATCAGCTCGGTGCTGGACTTCGGCCGGTACGTGTTCGTCAACAGCGACCTGACCGTGCACCTGCACCGCCACCCGGTGGGCGAGTGGGCGTGCGTGGAGGCCCGTACGAGCGTGGACGCGGGCGGGATCGGGCTGGCGGACGCCCGGCTGCACGACGAGAAGGGGCCCATCGGGCGCAGCGCGCAGAGCCTGTTCGTCGCCCCGCGCCCCTGA
- a CDS encoding NlpC/P60 family protein, which yields MAGGIGIGLCLSFLVLIVVGTYSAAAGLAGGAAGGRALGLAKGAVPAKYQNLVQKWGTLCPAMTPALLAAQLYSESGWNPSAVSPADARGIAQFIPGTWAGHGIDGDGDGDRDIWDPNDAIPSAASYDCELAKDVAGVPGDATSNMLAAYNAGAYAVIKYGGVPPYQETQGYVKAITTLAKSFERPVGRVAPSQQAAGAIYFAQKQLGTPYLWGGNGTPDQDGRFDCSGLTKAAYESVGIELPRVANDQYNAGPHPSRGELLPGDLVFFSDDLTNSRAIHHVGLYVGGGYMINAPYTGAVIRFDKIDTPDYFGATRVTKDGAAALPDRSADAKSS from the coding sequence ATGGCAGGCGGGATCGGGATCGGGCTGTGCCTGAGCTTCCTCGTGCTGATCGTGGTGGGGACGTACTCGGCCGCGGCGGGCCTCGCCGGAGGGGCGGCCGGCGGGCGTGCGCTCGGGCTGGCCAAGGGGGCCGTGCCCGCGAAGTACCAGAACCTGGTGCAGAAGTGGGGCACCCTGTGCCCGGCGATGACCCCGGCGCTGCTCGCCGCCCAGCTGTACTCCGAGAGCGGCTGGAATCCGAGCGCCGTCAGCCCGGCCGACGCCCGCGGCATCGCGCAGTTCATCCCGGGCACCTGGGCCGGGCACGGCATCGACGGGGACGGTGACGGCGACCGCGACATCTGGGACCCCAACGACGCGATCCCCTCGGCGGCTTCGTACGACTGCGAGCTGGCCAAGGACGTGGCGGGCGTGCCCGGGGACGCGACGAGCAACATGCTCGCGGCGTACAACGCGGGGGCGTACGCGGTCATCAAGTACGGCGGGGTGCCGCCGTACCAGGAGACGCAGGGTTACGTGAAGGCCATCACCACCCTGGCGAAGAGCTTCGAGCGGCCCGTCGGGCGGGTGGCGCCCTCGCAGCAGGCGGCCGGGGCGATCTACTTCGCGCAGAAGCAGTTGGGGACCCCGTACCTGTGGGGCGGGAACGGGACGCCGGACCAGGACGGGCGGTTCGACTGCTCGGGGCTGACGAAGGCGGCGTACGAGTCGGTGGGGATCGAGCTGCCGCGCGTGGCCAACGACCAGTACAACGCGGGTCCCCACCCCTCGCGGGGCGAACTGCTCCCCGGCGACCTGGTGTTCTTCTCCGATGATCTGACGAACTCCCGGGCGATCCATCACGTCGGCCTCTACGTGGGCGGCGGCTACATGATCAACGCCCCGTACACCGGCGCCGTGATCCGCTTCGACAAGATCGACACCCCGGACTACTTCGGGGCGACCCGCGTCACCAAGGACGGGGCCGCGGCCCTGCCCGACCGGAGCGCCGACGCCAAGTCCTCGTGA
- a CDS encoding phosphatase PAP2 family protein, which yields MAGLTTGGPNVDVSLLYDINGLARHAPAGVDRAVALVGSYGIPLALVLLFLWCWHGTRRQDEATAAESFAALVWAPLAAALVLLVNVPLRAFVARPRPYAAHSGLDVLAPYAGPGDFSFVSGHAGLAMALGVGLFIAHRKLGLIGIGLALAEGLCRVYLGVHYPTDVIGGFALGTAVVLLLAPLAMALLTPVVRAVARSPRAGRLVRAKRRALPRPVDLAQPQTPPPGCRPHESDLAA from the coding sequence ATGGCTGGACTCACGACCGGTGGGCCGAACGTGGACGTAAGCCTGCTGTACGACATCAACGGACTGGCGCGGCACGCCCCGGCCGGAGTCGACCGGGCCGTCGCCCTCGTCGGCTCGTACGGGATCCCGCTGGCCCTGGTGCTCCTCTTCCTGTGGTGCTGGCACGGTACGCGCCGACAGGACGAGGCCACGGCAGCCGAGTCCTTCGCCGCCCTCGTATGGGCACCGCTCGCCGCCGCGCTCGTCCTCCTCGTGAACGTCCCGCTGCGCGCGTTCGTCGCCCGGCCGCGGCCGTACGCCGCACACAGCGGCCTGGATGTGCTCGCCCCGTACGCGGGACCCGGCGACTTCTCCTTCGTCAGCGGCCACGCCGGCCTCGCGATGGCGCTGGGCGTCGGCCTGTTCATCGCCCACCGCAAGCTCGGGCTCATCGGGATCGGGCTGGCCCTCGCCGAGGGGCTCTGCCGGGTGTACCTCGGCGTCCACTACCCCACCGACGTCATCGGTGGCTTCGCGCTCGGAACCGCCGTCGTCCTGCTGCTCGCCCCGCTCGCGATGGCGCTGCTGACCCCGGTGGTGCGGGCGGTGGCCCGCTCCCCGCGCGCGGGCCGGCTGGTCCGCGCGAAGCGGCGCGCCCTGCCCCGCCCGGTGGACCTCGCGCAGCCGCAGACCCCGCCGCCGGGCTGTCGCCCGCACGAGAGCG
- a CDS encoding collagen-like protein — protein MGSAVKVGRRAWLAGGFAVPLAIALAGASVPAMAASQGTGAAVAPAWSSSRCPEPDARTLPAKAPGKAAKAAKAKTASKPANPCAGPKGDRGPQGPKGPQGPKGDRGPQGPKGDRGPQGPKGDKGAHGPHGPCEDIDTALAATGPLEFSAVLHRGRTYLGVRGISPLGAYTWRDLTTQLNPGHPRNACGVSVNTIANYVYVKVLTTAGEVYENQCTYTPQAALTCTAGWTAIIRP, from the coding sequence ATGGGTTCCGCAGTGAAGGTCGGTCGGCGCGCGTGGCTTGCCGGTGGTTTCGCAGTTCCGCTGGCGATCGCGCTCGCGGGCGCCTCGGTTCCGGCGATGGCGGCCTCCCAGGGGACGGGCGCGGCGGTCGCGCCGGCCTGGAGCAGCAGCAGGTGTCCTGAGCCGGATGCGCGGACGCTGCCGGCCAAGGCGCCCGGCAAGGCCGCGAAGGCGGCGAAGGCCAAGACGGCGTCCAAGCCCGCGAACCCGTGCGCCGGGCCGAAGGGCGATCGGGGTCCCCAGGGGCCGAAGGGTCCCCAGGGGCCGAAGGGTGACCGGGGGCCGCAGGGGCCCAAGGGTGATCGGGGGCCGCAGGGGCCGAAGGGTGACAAGGGGGCGCACGGTCCGCACGGGCCGTGCGAGGACATCGACACGGCTCTGGCGGCGACGGGCCCCCTGGAGTTCAGCGCGGTGCTGCACCGGGGCAGGACGTACCTGGGCGTACGGGGGATTTCGCCGCTCGGGGCGTACACCTGGAGGGACCTCACCACGCAGCTGAACCCGGGGCACCCGCGGAACGCGTGCGGGGTGTCGGTCAACACCATCGCCAACTACGTGTACGTGAAGGTGCTGACCACCGCGGGTGAGGTGTACGAGAACCAGTGCACGTACACGCCGCAGGCCGCGCTCACCTGCACGGCGGGCTGGACGGCCATCATCAGGCCGTGA